DNA from Bacillus sp. FJAT-45037:
GCAGAAGAAAAACGTTTAGCTGAAGAAAAGGTAAAGCAAGAAGAAGAAGCAAAAGCTAAAGCGGAAGCAGAAGCAAAGATAAAGCAAGGCTATGATACGGGAATTACTTATAATCAGTTAGCGAGAACACCAGATGAATATACTGGTGAAAAAGTGAAATTCCGTGGTAAGGTGGTTCAAGTCATGGAAGGTGATGGTGAAACTCAAATTAGACTGGCTGTTAGTGACGATTACGACACTATTATATTTGGAGCATTTGATACTTCTATTATTTCATCCAGAGTTTTAGAAGATGATATGATTACTATTTATGGAACATCAACTGGATTAATTACTTACGATTCTACGATGGGTGGTCAGATATCTATTCCTGGTGTCATTATCGATAAGATAGACCAGTAACAAATATAAAAGCTCATGATAAACGAATAACTATGCTTCAACTTATATTGGTGAAAAGTAGATGCTAGTGAATGGAGAATGAGAGAAATATTTAACGGATATTAAGCTAACGAGGTTCTTTAGCTAAACTAAGGGTTGCTGCGGCAATCCTTTTTCTTGTTGTGCTAATAGCAAGAAGCGGAGGTTTTTTGAGTAAATCATGAATAGACATACAACCGCAAACACTAAGAATGGTTGTAGCTTGAGTTCTTGGAGTCCAACGCTTACGGATAGTTATTACAACGAACGTTCATTCCAACGTTTACTTCATCGATCCCAAATTATCTAAGTTGATGATTTATCGGAGTAATAAGAGCGAAATAGAGGCTGTCCACAAGGGCAGCTTCTATTTATATCTTCTTATTTTTTTAAAAAAACTAGACAGCATTAAAAACAAAACATTGTATGTAACCGATGAATTGTACATATTAGACTGAAATGAAAAAGAGAATTAGGAGAGTATAGTGGGAGTGGGTGTTGCGGAACTAAAGAGGATCGAGCGTACTTGACACAAAAAAGTGATTGTTTTTGCGTTCTTTTCGCCGTTCTTTTTTTTTCTGTTGTATGTCTAGCAGGTGTTTGTAACAATAACGAACATCTTTCATTTCATCATTACTTATACTTTTCATATGACAAACCTTGTTTCGGATCTGGATTAAGTTATAGAATTTTTCTATCGTAAGTGGTGTATCTATGGAACTTCCGTATTGGATCGTTAATTGGATCAATTCTGTAAGGTTCAGATCAACGTTCTTTATATGAGGCTTTAACGTTGATACTTTCAATTTTAATCTCGATTCAATTTCATAAATCATTTTGTACGCCTCAATATTTCTCTCGGGTGCATCGAACATGTTTGTATCCCCCTCAATTTTTGTTAAAGAATATTTCTACAAAATGATGAAGATTCCTTTTAACTTGCTGCAATCAGAAGATGAATTTCAATAAAAAAACTGCCTCAAATGGTAAAAGTCCATTTGAGGCAGTTTCATTATCGCTTAGATATTCGTAAGTGAAAATAACTTATAAAGAACAACGCCGTAAGTAAGTTATAAGGCTTGCGGCCTTAGCCGCGGGAGTGTCAATAAATAACCATATGACCCAAAGGTAGCTAAGAACTGACTCTAAATTTTTTAAATATGACCAGGAATATTGTAAATACCAGAAGAAGCAACAGAATGATGACCAGGAATATTGTAAATACCAGAAGAAGCAACAGAATGATGACCAGGGATATTGTAAGTATCAGAAGTAGCAACAGAATGAGAAACGCCACAACTAACGACACCTAATAAAATAACTTTCATTAAATAATTCTTTGTTTTTTTCATAATAAACATTACCATCCTTGTATGAATATTTTTATTTATATTTTATAATAACATAGTATATTATAGTTTGATTAATATCAATATATTATAATATTTTTATATAAATATTAATAAATAAAATAAATATTGATAAAAGCCGAAAGCATTATTATGCTTTCGGCTTTTATGATGGTCTTTGTGTAGAGAAATTATTAAAATAACTTTTTTCTGCTCATTTATTTAAATTAATTTTTCTAATTGCTCGTTTACAATATTTATCATATTATTATTTCCTTGAACTTTATATATAGAAAGAGCTGTCTGGATATTGGTTAAGCCTTCTTCCTTCTTATTAAGTTTAATTAAGTTATAACCTACTTGGTAGTAGCTATCGGCCAGTAAGTAAAGAGTATCCTTTTTTACACAAATAGATATAGCTTTTAAACAGTATACCTTTGACTCATAATATTTTTCTAAATACGACAGAGTTTGGGATAGGCCGAATAATATTTTTATTTCAGTTTGGTAATCACCTATATTTTCAAGTGTTAATAATTGTTCCCAAGCTTCTTTAAATAAATCATATGCTTTAGAAAAAAGTTTTTCTTCTTGATGAATTATTGCAATACTTGTTTTGATATTTATGTTTTGGAGTATATCAAGAAACGTGGTGCTCTCGATAATTAATTCCTCGAGGAGGCGAATGCTTTCCTCAAAGTTGTTAGAGAGATAATAAACCGATATACCTCTGTTCCATAATAGAAAACGCTGTTCATAGGGTGAAAATCTATGACGATTAACTTCTAATTCGTTTTCTACAATGTATTTAATAGACGTATAATTCCTCTGAGATTTTAACTGTTTAATCATATTTTGAATCTCATTAAAATGATCACTAGGTTTGTTAGGATTTAATTCAAAGAAATAATTCATATCAACTAATAATTTTTTGCTTATTTCAAATAAGACTGTGCATGAGGGGTTTAATGAGCCTTTTTCGATATTACTAATTTGAGCTTGCGTACATATACCTGAAGCTAAATCTTTCTGAGTAAGTCCAAGCTCTAACCTTCTTTTTTTAATATTTCCCCCAATATTATTTTCCAAATAATTCCCCTCCTCTAATATCCATCTCTATAATAATTATTAATTTATATATTGTTAAATAGTATTTTACATTTAATTATTGATCAATTAAACATACTTTATACATTCAGTTAATCAGCACTATAGTTTATAAGTATTCAGTAGGGTGAAATTACATAAATAATTACACATCTTTTACAAAAAGATAATTTCACATAGAAAAAGAAAGCAGAAAAGACACACTCTTATAAGCAACTATCATTTCTGAGGATTGTCAGCTATAAACTAGACAACTGTCTTAAGGTGTTCAAGTTTGAATTCGATTGGGCTTAGATAGCCTAAGGTTCCCTTCAAGGCAATCAAAATGACGGCCTCTAATGAATTTCGTTTTTATGACCTTAAAAGTGACTTCCTCCACCGCATTATCATAACATTCTTTCATACTTAACGAACTTTGGATATTAGATGTCGCTAATGCAACATTAATGAGCTTGTTTTTGAATTCACTTCCATGATCTATCTGCAAAAGCTTAATCTTAAATAGGTGCGTTTTTATAGATGTTATAGCACGATAAACTATTAAAGCATTTTTATGAGGACCGACACTATATCCATTGAGTTTACGGTTAAAGAGATCAATAAATACACATATGTATTGCCATTTTTTATTGATTCTCACATAGGTTAAATCACTTACAACGATTGATATTGATTCACCTTGAGTGAATTGGCGGTTAACTCATTTTTTTGCTCTGATTCGTTTGTTCCGCTAGTATGTGTTTTGAATTGTGCTAGGGTATAGTTAGAAACCAGTCCCTGTTCTTTCATTATGCGTCCTATTCGACGTCTAAAAATGATCTTTCCACGTTTGTTTAATTCTTTTTTATTCTTACGAGTCCCATAGTTTTGGAAACTTGAATGGGAGATCTCTATATAATATCTGAGGATGGCTGTTATTGGTTTATCAATTAACCTTCGGCATAATCATAAATAGAGGATTCTTTTATTTTGAACCACACAGTTTGAGAATCATTTCCTCATTATCCTCCCAGATAGGATTTTCAGTAAAACTCTCACCCAGTTGAGCTGCTTTTTCAAGAGTATCTCTTATCAAGGTGGTATCGGCTGAGTCATATATGCTGGTTGTTGTAGCATTTACATGGCCGAGAAAGTGCTTTATATAGGAAAGAGGGGTATCTGATTAGTACAAATGCATGGCCCTGTAATGCCTAAATAAATGTGCATATACTCTATCAGGAACTTCTGGACAAAGAATTCTTGCCTGAAATTTCATAATTATCGGGTGACATAGCACCCATTTTCTCTTTAATTACCGTATAAAACAGATAGTCATCAGTGTTTGTAGGATATGTTCAAACCGATCCATACCGATCCATACCGATAGACTGTAGATGCGCTATGTTGAATTGGTTATATTGCTTCCTTAGTTTGGGTAATCAACTCAGTCAGTAAAATTTCTTTCATGTATTTTGCCTCCATAATTAAACTTCGGAATAATCCTTCGGTTTGCGGACACGGCTTGGAACAATCACTTTATGATAATAATCAGTTAGCTCTTTATAGGCTTTCTGCAGAACTGGTTCACCTCGTAGAGGTTTGGTGACACCCACTTTCAGATTATCAGACCCCATCGTCTCAGGTACGCCTCCAAAATACTCCCAAGCATGAATATGCGCAGTAAGACAGTTTGGAGACTTCATGTCTATAAACGCTTTAACATAGCTGTACTGACTGTTGGGCAGCGTAGCGATAAACAAAACTGGTATCTCTCCCCCTGTGGCTCGGTCGTGTAGAACCTGGCCTGCCCAGTCAACTTCAATAACTTCACCAGGCTTACGACGTATTGGCATTGTCGTCTTATATTTCTTTGCGTAAATCCCTTCAGTGTAACTTTTTTCTTTTGAAGTTCTTTGTGTATCTTTTCACAGTCTACCGGATAATAACCTTTCTCTAAAAGAAATGTCATGCAATTACGCAGTCTTCTCAATTATACAGGGAGGTAATTATTTATATAACACAAGTGGCGCACTTTGTGGCTTTCTTATCCGCAATAGGTGCCTCAAAGTTTGCACTAGTGGTTCATTCTGTCTGCAATATTCACTTTGCAAACCATACTTGTGACTCAAGGGTTGATAGGTTGTGAATATATGTTTCTTTAATAATGATATTGACTTTTTATATAAAATAATTATACTTAGCATAAGTATTATAATTAATTTATATACTTAATATTTTGAAAGGAGGAATAAAAATGAAAATTGAAGAATTAGAGCTAGAAGTAGAACTAGATGAGCTAGTACACCGTTGCTAATAAAAAGGTACATAATTATAAATGAAAGGAGGAATAAAAAATGAAAATTGAAGAATTAGAGCTAGAAGTAGAACTAGATGAGCTAGTGCACCGTTGCTAATAAAAAGGTACATAATTATAAATGAAAGGAGGAATAAAAAATGAAAATTGAAGAATTAGAGCTAGAAGTAGAACTAGATGAGCTAGTACACCGTTGCTAATATTTTTATTGAGGAGTAGGTATTAATATCTACTCCTCAAATATTAAATAAGGAGTAGATTATTATGCAAGAATATATTTTTAAAGATTATGTTTCTATAGTTAATGATGAGGAATATCTATATATTTTGGGTGAAAAGGTAATAAGAATAGAAAATAATTCTTTGAATTCTAGAGTTATAAACCTCTATAAAGATGGTACAAATCTAGAGGAAGTTGCTAAACTTATAGGAAATGAAGATGTTAACAGGCTTCATAAGATATTTTTGAATAATAATCTCGTTTCCCAGAAATGGAGGCATGATTTTAAAGATACTATCGTTGAAAAACAACTTTATCATTTTGAGAAACACAATGTTGATCCGTCAAAATTGCAAAAGGAAATTACAAAATTGAGAATAGGAATAATTGGAGCAGGTGGGTTGGGATCTATAATCGTACAAAATCTGATAGGAGCAGGTTTTTCTAATTTTACAATAATAGATTATGATGAAGTTCAAATACATAATTTAAATCGTCAATACACATTCAATTTAGAATCTATTGGGAAGTTGAAAGTAGATGAGATAAAGAAATACATAAATTCAATTAATACGAAATGCAAAGTTACTACCTATAATTTAAAAATAAACACTCAAGATGACTTGAACTTTCTTCAAGACCACGACTTAGATTTAATAATTAATGCAGCGGACCAACCATATAACATATCTGAAATTGTATTTGATTATGCGATGAAGTCGAGTGTAGCTTTTATTACAGGTGGAGTAGGTATTAAAGGTGGGTTTTGGGGGCCATTAATTGATAGTGAATTGTATAATCGGGGAGTTAGACATTCTACAAACCAGCTTAACAGAAAACCTATAAAAGGGTCAATGGGGGCTACAAACTCCATAATAGCTAGTTTATTAGCTTACGATATAATTAGATATTTTACAGGGGAAGAAGTTTATTGTTATGGTCAAAAAGTTTTTATTGATCTGAAAGATCTTACTTTTAGAAAAGAAAAAATGAAAGAGCTGATTTAATGATCTCTTATTTCAGAGAAGAGCCGACCCGAGAGGATCAAGTTATAATAGAGATTGATAGTATCCCCGATATGCTAAATCCGGTTGTTACTCATGATTACACAAGTAGATTTATCTGTAGTGCAATGTACCAACGCTTAAACGAAACAAATTGCGAGATCCTTGATATGAATTCAACTGTCTACAATATTACACTAAAAGAAAACTATATAGGAACAGCTCAAGAACTTAAAAATTGTATCTTATATCATTTAGATAGAAATAATAAGAGTAATTATTTAAGGCAATTACTTATGATCAAAAATTCTTATTCTTTCGTTGTGAATCAATCTTCAGTTAATGATATAGGTATAACTGTTAAAGATGATAAAGTACTGGAAATTGAACTGGAATATCCTAATGTATCTTTTGTTAATACAATTCAGAACTTGTATATAGTACCTATGGAAGATGGGGAACCTATACAGAATGGTCCCTACATATTAGAAAAGGTAGAACATGATAGCATACTTTTGCTTAGAAACACTAAATTTATAACTCATGACAATTTAGATGGTATGAAGTTAGTAGATAAAATAATTTTCAAGTTGAATACTAATCCACTAAATAGTATCTCCATGTACTCCAGAGGAGAGATTGATGTCACATGCCATACACAATTTTTACATACTAATTCTCACTTAAAAAAATACTTAGATTTCCAAGAAAAGAAATCACCAATACTTTATACGTTATATATATCTAATAAGAGGTTACAAAGGTTAGTAACTAGCCTAATTAATAAGAAATCTTTGGCAAAAAAACTAAAGGAGGTAGTAGTTCCTTTAGATACTCTTACTGGGGATATTAATTTTAGTAGGCAAGAATCAAATTATTTAGTACGTGATGTATTTGATCAAAAGGTAATAAAGATAGCTTATGCTAATTATTACCCTAATAATTATATTGTTGAAAATATTGTTAGACAACTGAACAAGATAGGTATTAAGTGTGAAATGCATGTAGTTAACGACTTTAGAGATTATCTCAGACTTAATAAAAAAGATTATGATATATCACTACATTTAGTACTCCCTTTAAATAACACTCCTGTTAGTTATGCAAGAACATTCCTGTTTGATATAAATAACCGTGTTAAAAAACAAAAAATTATTGAACAAGTAAATCAAGTACGGTTAGAAGAATTAAATAATTTATTAGTAGAGACTGATAATTATATTCCATTGTTTATGGGAAAAAGTATGTATATGAAAAGATTAAATATAGTTAATTTTTATTTAGGAACTGATGGTTATCTTGATTTAAAATCGTTATGTGTAAAGTTTTATAATCGATAGTTAGGTGTGTGGAAAATGCGTAATAAGAACTTAATATATATTACTGGTTTTTTTGGTAACTTTTTTTTTGAAAGAGGAATTTGGATACTTTATTTATTAAGTATAAATTTCACAATGTTTCAAGTTGGTATTTTACAAGCGGCTCTTAACTTGTCAATGTTTCTTATGGAAGTTCCATCAGGAATTATATCAGATAAGTTTGGTAGGAAAAAAGCTCTTTTAATAGGTCATTCTATGATTGTTGTTTATTTATGTATATTCTTGCTTTCAAGTGATTTTTATATTTTGCTTTTAGGTCATGTTATATTTGGTGCCGGTTTAACATTTATATCCGGAACAGATCAAGCTTATTTATATGATTCCTTAAAAACTGAAGGAAAAGAAAAAGCGTACGGGAAAGCTATTGGCACTTATAATGCAATTGTCATTACAGCGTTGGCTATTGCAATAGGAATTGGTGGATTCATGCAAGAGTTATCTTGGTCTTATGTGTTCATTGGAGGTATTATTGCGCAATCGCTTGCGATATTTCTACTTTTATTTTTGAAAGAAATTAATTTTAAAGCCATTGATGCTAGTAAAGGAGAAGGTATCTTATCTGAGCTATCAAATTTCTTTAAATTAAATACAAATTTTAAATTTTTAGTCATTTCGTTTTCGGTATTTTTTTCTGTCACATCTGTTTTTTATATGTTTGGGCAAGAAATGTTGAATAATTCAGGAATGTTAGTTCGAGATATTGCTATTTTATTTGCTGGTTTATCAATTTTACAAGCAATATTGTCGATATTTTCATACAAATTTTCAGAGAAATATACTGCGAAGAAAGTTTTAATCCTGACTTTTAGCATAATTGGTGCTCTATATATTTTTATAGCATTCAACAATTTGTTACTTACAATTATAAGCTTTGTAATAATTAATGCTCTTTATGAATTGGTAGACCCAATATCAAGTAAAGTGATTAACGATGAGATTCCTTCAAGAATGAGAGCAACTATTCTATCTTTAGTTAACCTAGTGACTTCTTTATTAATGTTCATCTTGTTCCCTTTGATGGGCTATGCTGCGGACATTGTTGATTCTACTGTCATTTTATCTGTATTAGGAGTGCTGTCAGTTATTACGTCGATTGTTACAATTATAGTATTTTACAGAATGAAACCCAACAAAGTTAGCACTTCTAATTCAATTGCTTAAAAGATAAGGAGTGAGCACATGATCAATGTTTCTAGAGTTTCTAAGAACTACACTGGAGAACCAGTATTATGTGATGTTTCTTTTACAGTGAAAAAAGAAGAGAAAATTGCAGTAGTAGGGCCGAATGGTTCAGGTAAATCTACATTGTTAAATTTAATTGCAAACAGAGATACTCCTGATAGTGGTCAAATTGCAGTTGACAAGGATAATAATATTGGAGTGTTAGAACAGATACCTAATGAACAATTTAACCTTTCAGTGAGGCAGGTATTAAAAAGTAGCTTTAGCTATCTTGAAGACTTATCTAAAGAAATAAAAGGCTTAGAAGATAAGATGGCTAGAGAGTCAGATAATGAAAGCTTATTAGATATTAACCTAAAGCGTTATGGTAAAAAAATAGAAGAATTCGAAAGGCTGGGAGGGTATAGTATCGAGTCTTCTATTAACTCTGTCGTAGAAGGTCTTGGAATTAATGGAATTATTAATAATCAATATGATACTTTAAGTGGTGGAGAAAAGACAAAGGTTGGACTAGGTAAATTATTACTTAGTCGGCCAGAAATTTTATTATTAGATGAGCCAACTAATCATCTGGATGTCCATGCTATTGAATGGTTAGAAGATTTTGTTAAAAGTTATAAAGGTACTGTACTATTTATATCTCATGATAAAACGTTTTTGAGTAATGTGGCTGAAAAGATAATAGATATTTACGATAATGAAGTAAAAGTGTGGTCATATAAATATAATGAATTTTTAATTGAGAAAGAAAAATTCCTTCTTAATGAATTCAATAGATATACTGAACAACAAAAAAAGATAAAAAAAATGAAAGAAGCTATTAAAACGTTAAGGGAATGGGCTAACCGTTCAAAACCCCCATCAGAAGCATTACATCGAAGAGCAACAAATATGGAGAAAGCATTAAATAGAATACAGAAAATACAAAAACCTAAAATGCAAAATGATGTTATTAAAGATGATTTTGAAAAAAGTAACAGATCATCTAATACTATTTTTTTAATCGAAAATGCAAAAAAGCAATATGGTGATAGGATATTGTTTGAAAATGTAAATTTATACATAAATTACGGAGAAAAAATAGGTATTGTGGGAAATAACGGTACAGGGAAATCTACTCTAATTAAATGCTTATTAGGGAATGAAAAGCTTACAAAAGGAACAATTAAATCAGGAAACAATTTGAATATAGGCTATATTAGTCAATCACTTTTAGAGATGGAATCTGATATGACCGTGTTAGAAGCATTTCGAGAAGGTCTAGTTATTGAAGCCGGAGAAGCAAGAAATATATTGGCGAGATTTTTATTCTTTGGATCCAACGTGAATCAGAAAGTTAAAAATTTATCAGGTGGGGAACGAATGCGTTTACGTTTAGCTCAATTGATGCAAATGCCAATTAATATTTTAATATTAGATGAACCAACAAATCACTTAGATATTGAGACACAAGAGATCATCCAACAGTGTATTGAAGATTTCTTTGGAACAGTTTTATGTATATCGCACGATCGTTCTTTATTAAATAGTCTTGAAAGTACATTATGGATCGATAAGGGTTTAATTGAGAAATATAAAGGACCTTACTTTTACGCTAAGGAAAAAAAAGAGAAAGCAAGCAGCAATTAATTAATTGCCGCTTGCTTTTTTATTACAAATGATGCCATAGGAAAATATTTTGTCTGTTCTAATAAGTCTTCAATCTTCATCTTCATAACTATACTGTTGAATATATTTTCTAGTAAACTACTGTCTTCGTTAGATAATTTCGGTAAGTTAACGACGTCTCTGTAATAGTAGTATTCACTTAGTAGTATTTCTAAAGCTAATTCTTTAATTTTGAGTGAATCATTAAGTGTCAAATTTGAATTATTTACAAGTGATTTTTCTAGTTCTTTGCGTGTGAGAGATTTATATGTAGTTGGGTTCTCGATTGCGGTAAAACCAGAAGATAAATAAAAAGGTACAAATCTTCCTAAGGCAGTTCTAGATTCAACATAAGTGCAATTAAGCTCCATATTTTGAACATTTAATAAGCTTTTTGTGAGACCTATACCTCTATATGCTGGGTGAACTATAATTCTAGCATTTACCCTAAGTAGTTCATTCACTTCTTTGAATAAAGTAATATTATTCCATTTATCTGAGTAGGGCCTAATAAAAACACTTACTCCTAGTACATCATTTTTATTTTTTATAATGTAATATTTAGGATCATACTTTGAATAAGATGCATCTGGGAAATAATGATATTTTTTTAGGGATAAATAATGACTATAGTCTCCTTCTGCTAACGTTAATTCTTCAATGAAATCCAATTTAGGCAATGGATTCTTATTAATAATATTCTTATATGTACCATTTAAATCAAGTATAATAAGTTGCCCAGGACTTAAAGAGCTTACTAGATCATCATGTGGAGTAGCAACAACTAACTTGATTTTTTTTCTCCTACAGATTTTTTGTAAATTGTAGGCTACTACTTTAGCTGTCAATCTATCTAAATTTGTTAGAAATTCATCAACTACAATAATTGCAGGGTTTGATTCCAAAGCCTTAGCTAATTTAAATCTGAATTTTTGACCGTCAGATAGCTCTGTATAATTTTTAAGATAGATATATGCCTCACTAAGCCCCACTTGACTTAATAAGTTTATTGCATCGGTAAATGATTGACCAATTATATTAATGATTGCAGTGCTTTTATTAACTGGTTCTTTGAGAGTAGTTGCATTGGTATGATTCAAGAATAAATTCAAAAGATATGACTTACCACTACCGCTATACCCTGTAATGTAGGTTATATCATCTTTAGTAATAATGACCTCTCTTTCGTAAAAGTCTTTAGGTAATTCACTTAATCCAAAAGTCTCATATACTAAATCTTCTCTTAATTTGTTCATACTTCACCCCTATATAATTATACTATATAAATTGATTATATAGTATAATTATATTATATAAAAGGGGGTAATTAAATGCAATATAGCGATATTTCATTATTTTTGGATGTGCATATGATATATAACTTTGCGGTTAATTCAAATGACGACGAAATTACAATGGTTCTTAAGGTTGATGAAGAAGTAGAAATTTGGAGGTATTCCCTAGAAAAAAAACAAATAAGCAAAATAGTAACGTTAAATAATAAATGTTATTCAATTCTTGTTGATGTTAATGATAGATTATACGTCACAGTCGATGATAATGGTAACGAAAATAGGCGGTTATTGATTCTAAATAAAAATTCTAACATATTCAAAAACGCAGGGGGTGAACATGTCAATTATATTGGCTTAATATATGATGAAGATGAAGGGAAGATATATTTTTCAAATAATAAAAATAAGTTCTCAATTGAAGAAAGAAATCTATTGGAAAAGGAGAGTAAAACTTTATTGGAAGATACAAAACCAATATATCTTCTGACTAAATTTAAAGATAAAATGGTGTACCTTAAACATTTAAAAAATAGCCATAGAATAGCCTACTTTTATTCTAATGGAGAAAAATATCCCCTAATTAAAGATGATAAAAATGAGTTTTTAATTAATGATGTAGAATTTGTGGGCGAGGATAAAATTTATTTTGCATCAAATTATTTAGGTGAATACTCTAACCTTTACATTTTTTATACAAAGACAAAAGTTGCAGAAAAAATATTGGAAATAAACAAAGAAGATATTAAAGCTATATATAAATTTGATAATCAGACTTTACTTTTAAAAACAGTAAACAAAACAGAAGAGTTCTTATATTTTTATAACACAGTAACTGGAAATTTAGTGAACATAAATTCACCAATTACAAATATAGCTAAAGTTATTGTAAGGGAAAACAAGATATACATATTAGGAGATTCTGCAAGTATCCCACCAAATATATTTAAATATTCGAACGGCCAATGGGATAACTTAACAAAATTTAGGACGGATTATAAATTAGTTAAACCGCAGAAAGTAATGATAAAATCTATAGATAACTTAATTTTTGAGAGTTTATATTACAAAAATGCTAATAAATCAGAAAATGCTATTATTTGGTTACATGGAGGTCCACAATCTATAGAAAAGAACTATTTTTGTGGATATCATCAATTTTTTATTAAAAATGGATTTGATATAATTACTCCAAATTTTAGAGGATCAAAGGGGTATGGGAGCGAGTTTATGAAAAAAGTTGAAGGTAACTGGCTTGCCCCTATTATTGATATAAGAGCTACAATTGAGTTTTTGATACGTAATAGGTATAAAAATATAGTCTTAATGGGAGCAAGTTACGGTGGATATTTAGCGCTAATGACAGATATAGAGACACACTATAAAGAGGTTAAATGTTCAATAAATCTTTATGGACCTACTGATTTAATTCATTTTATTATGAATGCACCGGCCAGAATGCGATATTCACTAAACAAGTGGATAGGAGACATAGAGACTGAAAAAGAGAGGTTATGCAATGAGTCACCTGCTTATAGATTTCACGAAGCAAGAAATCCTATTTTAAATATTTACGGTGAGAATGATCCACGAGTCAAGTATAAAGAGGATAAAGATAGGATAAAAAGCTCATTAATTAATGATATAGTTATTGCCGGTGAA
Protein-coding regions in this window:
- a CDS encoding toxin regulator, yielding TQNNDLQAKVDEAAPFFKLKDEERMQKEEEAKAAEEKRLAEKKAKQEEEAKAAEEKRLAEEKVKQEEEAKAKAEAEAKIKQGYDTGITYNQLARTPDEYTGEKVKFRGKVVQVMEGDGETQIRLAVSDDYDTIIFGAFDTSIISSRVLEDDMITIYGTSTGLITYDSTMGGQISIPGVIIDKIDQ
- a CDS encoding helix-turn-helix domain-containing protein, translating into MENNIGGNIKKRRLELGLTQKDLASGICTQAQISNIEKGSLNPSCTVLFEISKKLLVDMNYFFELNPNKPSDHFNEIQNMIKQLKSQRNYTSIKYIVENELEVNRHRFSPYEQRFLLWNRGISVYYLSNNFEESIRLLEELIIESTTFLDILQNINIKTSIAIIHQEEKLFSKAYDLFKEAWEQLLTLENIGDYQTEIKILFGLSQTLSYLEKYYESKVYCLKAISICVKKDTLYLLADSYYQVGYNLIKLNKKEEGLTNIQTALSIYKVQGNNNMINIVNEQLEKLI
- a CDS encoding DDE-type integrase/transposase/recombinase codes for the protein MSIVVSDLTYVRINKKWQYICVFIDLFNRKLNGYSVGPHKNALIVYRAITSIKTHLFKIKLLQIDHGSEFKNKLINVALATSNIQSSLSMKECYDNAVEEVTFKVIKTKFIRGRHFDCLEGNLRLSKPNRIQT
- a CDS encoding IS3 family transposase, with product MDKPITAILRYYIEISHSSFQNYGTRKNKKELNKRGKIIFRRRIGRIMKEQGLVSNYTLAQFKTHTSGTNESEQKNELTANSLKVNQYQSL
- a CDS encoding ThiF family adenylyltransferase, whose translation is MQEYIFKDYVSIVNDEEYLYILGEKVIRIENNSLNSRVINLYKDGTNLEEVAKLIGNEDVNRLHKIFLNNNLVSQKWRHDFKDTIVEKQLYHFEKHNVDPSKLQKEITKLRIGIIGAGGLGSIIVQNLIGAGFSNFTIIDYDEVQIHNLNRQYTFNLESIGKLKVDEIKKYINSINTKCKVTTYNLKINTQDDLNFLQDHDLDLIINAADQPYNISEIVFDYAMKSSVAFITGGVGIKGGFWGPLIDSELYNRGVRHSTNQLNRKPIKGSMGATNSIIASLLAYDIIRYFTGEEVYCYGQKVFIDLKDLTFRKEKMKELI
- a CDS encoding ABC transporter substrate-binding protein, with amino-acid sequence MISYFREEPTREDQVIIEIDSIPDMLNPVVTHDYTSRFICSAMYQRLNETNCEILDMNSTVYNITLKENYIGTAQELKNCILYHLDRNNKSNYLRQLLMIKNSYSFVVNQSSVNDIGITVKDDKVLEIELEYPNVSFVNTIQNLYIVPMEDGEPIQNGPYILEKVEHDSILLLRNTKFITHDNLDGMKLVDKIIFKLNTNPLNSISMYSRGEIDVTCHTQFLHTNSHLKKYLDFQEKKSPILYTLYISNKRLQRLVTSLINKKSLAKKLKEVVVPLDTLTGDINFSRQESNYLVRDVFDQKVIKIAYANYYPNNYIVENIVRQLNKIGIKCEMHVVNDFRDYLRLNKKDYDISLHLVLPLNNTPVSYARTFLFDINNRVKKQKIIEQVNQVRLEELNNLLVETDNYIPLFMGKSMYMKRLNIVNFYLGTDGYLDLKSLCVKFYNR
- a CDS encoding MFS transporter, whose protein sequence is MRNKNLIYITGFFGNFFFERGIWILYLLSINFTMFQVGILQAALNLSMFLMEVPSGIISDKFGRKKALLIGHSMIVVYLCIFLLSSDFYILLLGHVIFGAGLTFISGTDQAYLYDSLKTEGKEKAYGKAIGTYNAIVITALAIAIGIGGFMQELSWSYVFIGGIIAQSLAIFLLLFLKEINFKAIDASKGEGILSELSNFFKLNTNFKFLVISFSVFFSVTSVFYMFGQEMLNNSGMLVRDIAILFAGLSILQAILSIFSYKFSEKYTAKKVLILTFSIIGALYIFIAFNNLLLTIISFVIINALYELVDPISSKVINDEIPSRMRATILSLVNLVTSLLMFILFPLMGYAADIVDSTVILSVLGVLSVITSIVTIIVFYRMKPNKVSTSNSIA